The segment AGAGGATCCGGCTTCCTATTTTGTAAATAGCTTTATATATAAATATTATGCTGTTTATGGAAGTCCCCCGGTTAATCTTGAAGAAAATGAAATCCAGGGTGTAAAGGTTTCAGAAGACGGAATGAAGGTGCGGATAGTAGTTGATAATCTTAGAGAGAATTTCGTTCATAACATTTCCCTTTTTGGAGTTAGGGCTAAAGAAAATTCTTATTCGTTAGTTCATCCTACTGCCTACTATACTTTAAATGTTATTCCAGATGGAGAGAAATTAAAGCTGGCTGACTTGAAAAAGACAAGTAGTGCAAAAGAAACTACGACAGCGGCAAAAGCAAAAGCAGAAACTGCAAAATCAACTAAAACCACTGTAGCTACCTCAAAGCAGCAGGTGCCAGATTTTGAAACTATACAGCCAATTCTTCAGCGGAATACTTGTTTTGCCTGTCATGCTGTGGATAAAAAGCAAATTGGTCCTTCTTATATGGAAGTTGCCAAACGAAACTATAGCAATGAAAGGATCCTGGAGCTTATTCATAATCCGGAACCTCAGAACTGGCCCGATTATCCTGTTGCAATGCCTCCAATGCCTCAGGTCTCTAAAGAAGACGGTTTAAAAATAGCAGCCTATATAAACTCTTTGAATGATAAATCGAAGAAGTAACAGGTAAAAAAAATATCCTGAGATGCCATTCCATGATTACGGAATGGCATTTTTAGGATTAAGGTAAAATTCAAAATAGAGTGTATTTTTTATGAAGGTTTCCCGTATCTTTTTTGCGATATGGAGCTTATTATTTCTTCTCTTCGCTTATTGGCAATGGAACGATCCTGATCCCGAAGTTTGGGTGAGTATCTACTTCTTCAGTGCACTAATGTGCGTACTTGCAGCCTTTGAACGGTTTTATCTACCGCTCCTAATAGTGGTAGCCATAGCAGCATTTTTTGGAGGGATATACCTATTTCCTTCTTCTGTGAGAGATTGGGTTCTTCAGGAGTGGCAACAGGCAGATCTTTCTATGAAAACTCCCGATATGGAAGTTGCCCGGGAGTCTTTTGGGCTATTTATAGTTTCGTTAATTATAGGCCTGGCAGCATTAAATGGATGGTTCATAAAACGTTCTAAAAACCTAGCCCGGTTAAAGTCATAAATTCGGCGGAAAGACTATCTTTTTAAGTTGCCTGCATTACTTTTGTTGATTCAGTTAAAACATGAAAATCCCGGTAGTTTTGCTGTGTTAACCTATGTTTTATCTTTACCTTTATATCTCTAAAATATAAATGATTTATGACCGCTCAGGTAGATTTTTCGCAGGCTTCCAGGTTTCTGAAAAATATTATTGAAAAAAATTCCAATGTAAAGGAGTTGGAATGGGTAAACCTAAGCAGGAGGATAAACTTCAGAATAATTTTGAATTGCGTTCTTTTTACCTTGCTTTCAGTTCTGCCTCTCGTTTTATCAGGAAAAGTAATCTTGATAGTGCTGAGGAGATTTTAGCCCGTGCAGATAGTATTCGCAAAGGGTTCCAACCTCAATCCTGGAATTTACTGCAATGTGTGCGTACCTATTTCCTTTTAATGCTTCCACAAGAAGATGCTGAAGCCTACGAACATAATCTTACCAAACTTCACGAAACGGCAGATGTTGAGGAACAGGTAACTTTATATGCGGCATTACCACTTCTTCCATATCCTTCAATTAATTCAAAACGTGCGGCGGAGGGAATAAGAACAAATATTACCGATGTTTTTGATGCCATTGCTCTGGACAATCCTTATCCTGCCGATTTTCTTAATGAGCTAAGCCTGGAATCAAATGGTTTTAAAAGCTGTTTTTATGCAACGACCTTTGTACCGTATTTATCGTGCAGATGAACGTGCAAATCCTGAATTAGCTGCAATGCTTATAGACTTTGCCCATGAACGGTGGGCAGCAAACAGAAAAGTTTTACCGGAACTATGGCGTTTTGTAGGTCCGTTTTTAAATTCTGAAAGGTTTAATGATATTGAAAAAGTAGTTAAAGGAGAAGATCTTGAAAAAAGAGCAGGTTTACTGGCCTGTTCTCAAAATGAGCTTCCTGAGGCAAAACAGTTACTTGATCAGTTTCCTGATGTAAAGAATAGCATACATACCGGGGAATTGAACTGGACTTTAGTGGGTGAGGAATACCGGACCGAACTTTCTAAGTAATGAATTAGGTGCTTAAAAGGATGAGCCTAAAGAGAAAGAAATAATATTTTCAGAAAAAATAAATCTGCTACGCTTTCTGTAGCTTTTAAAAAAAGAATAGAATGTATATAGATCCACATATTCACGTAAGCTCACGTACAACCGATGATTACGAGGCTATGCAAAAGGTAGGTATTAAAGCTATTATAGAACCTGCATTTTGGCTGGGCCAGCCCCGTACAAAAGTAGGAAGTTTTCAGGATTACTTTAATAGCCTTGTAGGTTGGGAACGTTTCCGGGCGAGCCAGTTTGGAATTAAACACTATTGTACTATCGGCTTAAATTCCAAGGAGGCAAATAATGAAGCTTTGGCAGAACAGGTAATGGAGTTGTTGCCTTTATACGTTGGAAAAGAGGGAGTAGTTGCAGTGGGGGAAATTGGTTATGATGATCAAACTAAAGCTGAGGATAAGTACTACCGCCTTCAGCTCGATCTGGCCAAAGAAGTGAATTTGCTTAGGTTATGATCCATACTCCTCACAGGGATAAGAAAAGAGGGACTACCAAAAGTATGGATGTAAGTGAAGAACATGGGCTTGAGCCTTCTATGGTGATAGTAGATCACAACAATGAGGAGACGGTAAGAGAAGTGTTAGATAGAGGCTATTGGGCTGCCTTTACTATTTACCCACATACTAAAATGGGTAGTGAAAGAATGGTTGAAATTATAAAACAATATGGGGCAGAGAGAATAATTGTGGATAGTGCTGCCGATTGGGGCATTAGTGACCCCCTTGCTGTTCCCAAGACTGCCAAATTAATGGCGGAAAAAGGTATAGGAGAGGATCTTATTCATCTTGCCTGCTACCAAAATGCTCTTACAGCTTATGGGCAGAGTGGACAGATGAGAGAAAGTGACTGGTTAAATGCAGAACCTATAGATCAACGCAAAAAGCTTTCAGGTAATACCGTGTTACGGGGAGGCCAAACCCCAAAAGTAGAAGGTGATACATCTTCAGATTTCGTTGAAAATTAAGATGAATTACCTTAGAACCTATAAATGAACTCCTTCCTCGCTCACTTACGGTTGATGCGTCCTGCAAATATTCTAACAGCAATTGCAGATATTTTAGCGGGCTATGCAGTATCTGGTGCTGCGGTGGAACTTTTTAATTCAGGGGAGGGGAATCCGTTTTTTTATTGAATTCTTTACTGTGGTTAATTTTGGCCACTATAGGATTATATGGTGGAGGAATTGTTTTTAATGATGTTTTTGATGCTGAACTTGACAAAATAGAAAGACCGGAAAGACCTATTCCCAGCGGAAAAGCCTCGGTGCTAAGCGCCAGTGTCCTGGGGGCAATATTATTTATTGTGGGCATCATATCAGCCTTTCAGGTATCTTCTCTCAGCGGTTTAATTGCCGTTGTGGTAGCCGTACTAGCTGTTATGTATAATTCTTGGGGGAAACATCAAACCTTATTTGGACCTGTGAATATGGGACTGTGCAGGGGGACAAATTTGTTGTTAGGGATGAGTGTCATTCCAGCTGCTCTTCAGGATCTTTGGTGGATCGCTTTGCTACTCAGTAATCTATATTGCAGCAATTACTATGATAAGTAGGGGAGAAGTTCATGGAGGAAATAGAAAAGCGATCATTGCAGGATTTTTTATGTACACCATTATAATTGTGGCAATAATTATTCTTGCTTTTACATCTATCATACCCTGGTGGCAGGCGGTGCCATTTGTGCTTCTTTTCTCATTTCTAATCTTCCGGCCACTTATTAAAGCATTGAAAGAACAGGAGCCTCAATTAATAGGGAAAGCTGTTAAGGCAGGTGTTCTGGCGCTTATTGTGTTTGATGCTTCACTGGCTACAGTATTTGCTTAGCTGGATATATGGGCTGCTGGTATTATTATTGTTGCCAATTTCCCTGGTTATTGCAAAAAAATTTTCTGTTACCTGAGAAGATCCGGAGGATATACTATAATAAATTAATTAAATGAAATCTATTCAGCAGACATTTTCTGTTCCATTTACATACGCTGTTCACTTTACAGAAGATATATTCAATATAAGCAACCCCATTTTTGCACAGGTGGTTAAAACTTCAAGGGTAGCAAAGGTTTTCTTTGTTATTGATGATGGGGTAGTAAATACCCACCCTTCCCTAATCAACAATATTAAAAATTATGCTGAGGCTAACACTTAGGTGTTTTTGTGCTGTGCGCAGACCCGCTGGTTATACCGGGAGGTGAAGGTGTCAAGAATGAGAAAATTTACGTTGAGCAAATTCTGGAGGCCAGTAATACCTACGGTATAGACAGGCATTCTTTTATTGTGGCCATTGGTGGAGGTGCAGTTCTTGATATGGTAGGTTTTGCAACGGCTATTGCCCACAGGGGGATTAGACATATACGTATCCCAACCACTGTTCTGGCTCAGAATGATTCGGGAATAGGAGTAAAGAATAGCGTAAATGCCTATAATAAAAAAAATTTCCTCGGAACATTTGCTCCTCCTTTTTCAGTAATAAATGACAGTACTTTTTTAAAAACTTTAGACCCGAGGGATTGGTGTGCGGGTATTTCTGAAGCTGTTAAAGTGGCTCTTATAAAAGATGCTTCTTTCTTTGAATGGATAGAAGCCAACGTTGAAAAACTGGCTAGCAGGGAGATGCCGCCAATGGAGGAATTAATCTATCGCTGTGCACAAATGCATCTTGACCATATTGCAGGTGGAGATCCTTTTGAATCTGGTTCTTCACGACCCCTTGATTTTGGTCATTGGGCGGCACATAAGTTAGAACAATTAACAAATTATAACCTGCGCCACGGGAAGCTGTTGCTATAGGTATATGTTTGGATTCAACTTATTCTTATCTCAAAGGAATGATTTCTGAAGAGGATTTACACAGGATCATTAATTTGTTTCAGAAATTAAATTTTGCTGTTCATATTCCGGAATTATCCGGAGAAAACCTTCTGAAAGGCCTGGAGGAATTCAGGGAACATCTGGGAGGGCAATTAACTATTATGCTGCTTGATGAAATAGGAAAGGGAGTGGAGGTTCATCAAATGGACTCCACAGTAATTTCTAATTCAGCAGACAAACTTCAGGAGTTTCAGGAAGAAGGTTTTAAGTTTGCCTAACGACCTTGCCTGAATAAATATTCTTAAAATGTATAAAAACGGATATCATCTTACCTATTGTACCAATATCCACCCGGGAGAGAGCTGGGAGGAGACTTTTGAAAATTTAAAGAATTATATTCCCAAAGTAAAGACCGAAGTTTCACCCGATGCTGCATTTGGGATAGGTTTGCGATTATCCAATGATGCCAGTATATCACTAAAAAAGGAAAAAAATCTTTCGAATTTTAAACACTGGTTAATCGAAAATGACTGCTATGTCTTTACTATGAACGGATTTCCTTTTGGAGGTTTCCATCATCAAGCTGTAAAAGATCAGGTGCATTATCCTGACTGGACCACGACCGAACGACTGGATTATACTCTTAGACTATTTGATATACTTAATAGTATTCTTCCTGAGGGAATGGAGGGCGGCATTTCAACATCTCCACTATCTTACAAATACTGGGAGGCTGCGAGTACTAATAAACAGGAAGTATTTGAAAATGCAACGCTCCATATGGTGAAGGTGGCAGAGCGGCTTTATCATTTTCAGGAGAATGAAGGTAAGACATTACATTTGGATATTGAACCAGAGCCAGACGGACTCCTGGAAAATACCCAGGGAGTAATTGAATGGTATAGAAACTGGCTAATTCCTATGGGAACGGTTTACTTAAAGGAACACCTGGATCTATCTGCGGAGCAAGCAGAAGCATGTCTTAAAAATCACATCCGCCTTTGTTACGACGTGTGTCATTTTGCTATTGTTTATGAAAAACCTGCACAAGTCTTTTCATTGCTGGAAGCTGAAGGAATAAAAATTGGAAAGGTCCAGATAAGTGCTGCCCTAAAAGCTGATCTGCATAAAGATATAGAAAACCGGACCTGGCTGAAAGATGCCTTTGCACCTTTTGTGGAGTCTACATATTTACACCAGGTGGTAGAAAAGGATGTGAAAGGATTTCTCACTCATTATCCCGACCTGCCTCAGGCACTTGAAAATGTTAATAAAACTGATGCCACACAATGGCGCACGCACTTTCACGTCCCTGTTTTTCTTTCCCGTTACGGGCAACTGCAATCTACCCAGGAAGATATTTTAGACGTGCTTAACCATCTAAAAAACGAGAAAACGACCCGTCACCTGGAGGTGGAGACTTATACCTGGGAAGTTTTACCCAATGATATTCAACTGGAAATTGTAGATTCAATTGTAAGGGAATTAAAATGGGTACAGAAAAATTTTTAAAATGAAGAAAACCGTTGTTTTAAACGTGGTAGCCCTTTCTCCCCGGCTTATAGGGGAGCATACACCTTTCCTCAGGGAATGGTCCCAAAAAGGATCTTTATTAAATGTGAAACCGCTATTGCTTACTGTAACCTGTTCCTCCCAGGCTACTTATTTCACCGTAAATGGCCGGAAGAGCACGGAGTAGTTGGTAACGGCTGGTGCTTTAAAGATGAGTATGAAATAAAATTTTGGAGGCAGTCAAATAAGCTGGTTCAGGCTCCGAAGATTTGGGAGGAGTTGAAGAAGCAAGATCCAAATTTTACCTGCGCCAATATGTTCTGGTGGTTCAATATGAATTCTACAGTAGACTACGCAGTTACACCCCGACCACTTTATCCCGCCACAGGACTTAAACTACCCGATGTTCATAGCCAGCCCATGGATCTTAGAGAAAAGCTGCAAAATGAGCTGGGGCAGTTTCCTCTCTTTTCATTCTGGGGACCTAATGCCAACATTAGCTCCACCCGTTGGATAGCTGATGCTTCTATGCTTGTGGATAAATGGCACGATCCAACTCTCACCCTTATTTACCTGCCGCACCTCGATTATAATCTGCAAAGAGTAGGTATAGATTTCAATAAGATTGGCAGGGACCTGCAGGAGATCGATAAAGTATGTGAAGATCTAATTACCTATTACGAAAAACAGGGAGCAGAGGTAGTGATTGTATCAGAATACGGAATAACCGATGTTTCCAATCCAGTACATATTAACAGGATTCTCAGGAATAATGATTATATAGCTGTAAAAGATGAGCTTGGAAGGGAAACCTTGGACACCTGGGCTAGTAAAGCTTTTGCAGTGGCCGATCATCAATTGGCCCATGTTTATGTAAGAGACTACCGGGATATTCCTGCCGTAAAGAAGCTTTTAGAAAATACTCCGGGAATAGAACTCGTTCTGGATGAGGAAGGAAAAAAGAACATCACCTTAATCATGACAGGGCGGGAGATTTGGTAGTAATGGCGAATGAAGATTCCTGGTTCACCTATTACTTTTGGCTGGACGACAAAAAAGCACCCGATTATGCCCGAACGGTAGACATACATCGTAAACCGGGTTATGACCCTGTAGAAACCATTGCCGATCCGGAAATTAAATTCCTGAAAGGAAAAATTGGATGGACGCTCCTAAAGAAAAAACTTGGGTTTAGATATTTAATGGATGTTATTCCCCTGGATGCCACACTGGTGAAGGGGTCTCACGGACGCTTAAGTAAGCAAACTGAAAACTGGCCATTGTTTATAACTCAAAATAACACTGTCAATAAATCTTCAACTATCGAACCTGTAGATGTTTATGATTTAATACTGTCGCATTTGAATAGAATATGAGCCGCAATTAAAGTTAGGCCGTAATTTTTTGACTAAAACTGAACTCTATTCCTGTAAAGAATGTAACTAAAGAAGGGTAGTATTCCGTTTTGATTATATTGTTATATCTCCCCGACACATCCCTGTAAATTTCAAATAATGAAACTTAGGAGTAATAGTTAGCTATTGTATATGTGGCTGTTTTATTTTTTTACTTAAATGTTTAATCAAAGTTTTACCTGTCAGAGAATTAGCTAGTTTATTTAAATTCCCAGCATTCCTTTTATAATTTCCCTGTTTAACATCTCTTCAATCCATTATTTCTAAAAATCAAACGCAGTTGACTATAGTATTTTTTCGGGAAATAGGAGGTTATGATCTGGAATTAGAAGGGAGATTAATTTTAGATTGATATTGGGTAGGACATACACCCATTACTTTTTTAAAGGTCCGATTAAAATAGGATAGGCTGTTGAACCCGGATTTGTAACAAGCTTCTGAAATCGATCCTGAAGGAATGTTTTCGGTAAGAAGTTTACAGGCGTAGTTAATACGTACTTCGTTTAAATAACTAATGAATGTCTTGCAAGTATTTTTCCTGAAGTAGCGACAAAAAGCTGATTTGTTCATACCCGATATTTCCGCTGCCTTTTCAAGAGGTATTTCCTCTCTAAAGTGAAGAATAATGTGCTCAATGACATCAGTAATTCGCAAGTCTGAAATTTGAAAGTAGTCAAGCCAGTTAAGACTGCCAAGGCTTTTGAAAGTTTTATAATTAGAGAGATGTAAAAGTAGTTGAAAAACCATCAGGGCATTTTCTGAAGGTGTATTGTGGTCCAGGTTTTCAAGGTACCCAAGAATTTCCTTATTCCGCTTCTCCCTGAACATGACTCCTCTTTCACTAATCTTAAGGATGTGTTGTAAAAAATGAAACTCTGGCAAAGTGCTAAAACCACTGCTTAGAAAAGAGTAGTTTATATGGAAAACACAGGCTTTAGATATTATTTGTGTTTCTGCAAAGCTTTTACTGGAGAACATGTGAGGAACGTTCTTTCCTAAAATGAAGATATCATCTTCAGTATAATTCCCAA is part of the Antarcticibacterium sp. 1MA-6-2 genome and harbors:
- a CDS encoding c-type cytochrome, whose amino-acid sequence is MDGDLLSEANQGLQRLVWNKKLPFEMKAVRAMPDGFEIEFTMLVDRKTAEDPASYFVNSFIYKYYAVYGSPPVNLEENEIQGVKVSEDGMKVRIVVDNLRENFVHNISLFGVRAKENSYSLVHPTAYYTLNVIPDGEKLKLADLKKTSSAKETTTAAKAKAETAKSTKTTVATSKQQVPDFETIQPILQRNTCFACHAVDKKQIGPSYMEVAKRNYSNERILELIHNPEPQNWPDYPVAMPPMPQVSKEDGLKIAAYINSLNDKSKK
- a CDS encoding TatD family hydrolase, producing MYIDPHIHVSSRTTDDYEAMQKVGIKAIIEPAFWLGQPRTKVGSFQDYFNSLVGWERFRASQFGIKHYCTIGLNSKEANNEALAEQVMELLPLYVGKEGVVAVGEIGYDDQTKAEDKYYRLQLDLAKEVNLLRL
- a CDS encoding UbiA family prenyltransferase gives rise to the protein MNSLLWLILATIGLYGGGIVFNDVFDAELDKIERPERPIPSGKASVLSASVLGAILFIVGIISAFQVSSLSGLIAVVVAVLAVMYNSWGKHQTLFGPVNMGLCRGTNLLLGMSVIPAALQDLWWIALLLSNLYCSNYYDK
- the eboE gene encoding metabolite traffic protein EboE, encoding MYKNGYHLTYCTNIHPGESWEETFENLKNYIPKVKTEVSPDAAFGIGLRLSNDASISLKKEKNLSNFKHWLIENDCYVFTMNGFPFGGFHHQAVKDQVHYPDWTTTERLDYTLRLFDILNSILPEGMEGGISTSPLSYKYWEAASTNKQEVFENATLHMVKVAERLYHFQENEGKTLHLDIEPEPDGLLENTQGVIEWYRNWLIPMGTVYLKEHLDLSAEQAEACLKNHIRLCYDVCHFAIVYEKPAQVFSLLEAEGIKIGKVQISAALKADLHKDIENRTWLKDAFAPFVESTYLHQVVEKDVKGFLTHYPDLPQALENVNKTDATQWRTHFHVPVFLSRYGQLQSTQEDILDVLNHLKNEKTTRHLEVETYTWEVLPNDIQLEIVDSIVRELKWVQKNF
- a CDS encoding alkaline phosphatase family protein — encoded protein: MVPKRIFIKCETAIAYCNLFLPGYLFHRKWPEEHGVVGNGWCFKDEYEIKFWRQSNKLVQAPKIWEELKKQDPNFTCANMFWWFNMNSTVDYAVTPRPLYPATGLKLPDVHSQPMDLREKLQNELGQFPLFSFWGPNANISSTRWIADASMLVDKWHDPTLTLIYLPHLDYNLQRVGIDFNKIGRDLQEIDKVCEDLITYYEKQGAEVVIVSEYGITDVSNPVHINRILRNNDYIAVKDELGRETLDTWASKAFAVADHQLAHVYVRDYRDIPAVKKLLENTPGIELVLDEEGKKNITLIMTGREIW
- a CDS encoding AraC family transcriptional regulator → MRLHYLHKNLSTNVQFSVHTEKEFLRLWHYHPELELIYIVKGEGTLYAGDFIGNYTEDDIFILGKNVPHMFSSKSFAETQIISKACVFHINYSFLSSGFSTLPEFHFLQHILKISERGVMFREKRNKEILGYLENLDHNTPSENALMVFQLLLHLSNYKTFKSLGSLNWLDYFQISDLRITDVIEHIILHFREEIPLEKAAEISGMNKSAFCRYFRKNTCKTFISYLNEVRINYACKLLTENIPSGSISEACYKSGFNSLSYFNRTFKKVMGVCPTQYQSKINLPSNSRS
- a CDS encoding EboA domain-containing protein is translated as MGKPKQEDKLQNNFELRSFYLAFSSASRFIRKSNLDSAEEILARADSIRKGFQPQSWNLLQCVRTYFLLMLPQEDAEAYEHNLTKLHETADVEEQVTLYAALPLLPYPSINSKRAAEGIRTNITDVFDAIALDNPYPADFLNELSLESNGFKSCFYATTFVPYLSCR
- a CDS encoding 3-dehydroquinate synthase yields the protein MLCADPLVIPGGEGVKNEKIYVEQILEASNTYGIDRHSFIVAIGGGAVLDMVGFATAIAHRGIRHIRIPTTVLAQNDSGIGVKNSVNAYNKKNFLGTFAPPFSVINDSTFLKTLDPRDWCAGISEAVKVALIKDASFFEWIEANVEKLASREMPPMEELIYRCAQMHLDHIAGGDPFESGSSRPLDFGHWAAHKLEQLTNYNLRHGKLLL
- a CDS encoding EboA domain-containing protein, whose translation is MQRPLYRIYRADERANPELAAMLIDFAHERWAANRKVLPELWRFVGPFLNSERFNDIEKVVKGEDLEKRAGLLACSQNELPEAKQLLDQFPDVKNSIHTGELNWTLVGEEYRTELSK
- a CDS encoding transmembrane 220 family protein, with protein sequence MKVSRIFFAIWSLLFLLFAYWQWNDPDPEVWVSIYFFSALMCVLAAFERFYLPLLIVVAIAAFFGGIYLFPSSVRDWVLQEWQQADLSMKTPDMEVARESFGLFIVSLIIGLAALNGWFIKRSKNLARLKS